The region CCGGGCGGTGGAACTCGTGGCCGAGCAGGTGCGCAACGGGTTCGGAGAAATCTGAGCCCGCCGCCGGTCAAAGCGGCAGCGACACTCCGTAGGCGTTTTCTGCCGCCAGCCGGTCCGCGATCAGGCCGGCCAAAGCGCGCTCCATTTGCTCCTGCGGCGCCTGCAGCCGGTGCAGGGCGCCCAGGGGATCCACGTCGGCCGTCAGCCGCGGGCCGGCCAGGTCCACCGGCGCGTGCAGGAGCAGTTCCCGGCGGACCGGGCCGTCCGCGGAGCGCAGCACCGCCATCATGGCCCCGCGGACCTGCCGGTCCGTTCCGGCCCAGGCCTGGCCCTTGGCCGTGTAATGGGGCTCCGGCCTGCCCGCTGCCACCCAGGCGCAGCGGTCCAAGATCGGACACTCCCCGCATCGAGGGCTGCGGGCGGTGCAGACCAGTGCGCCGAGTTCCATGACAGAGGCATTCCAGGCCACGGAGTCGCTGGTGTCGAGGGGCAGCAGGGAAGCGGCCAGCCGCATCTCGGCAGCGGTAAGGGACGGTGAGGGCAAGGCGTTCCCGGTTACTGCCCGGGCATGCACCCGGCGGATATTGGTGTCCACCACCGTTTCCCGCCGCCCGAAGGCAAACGCAGCCACAGCGGCGGCGGTGTAGTCACCCACTCCCGGCAACCGCAGCAGCTCCGGATAAGTGGACGGCACCTCGCCGCCGAACTCCTCGACAATGGCCTTTGCCGCCGCGTGCAGCCGCAGGGCCCGCCGGGGATAGCCCAGCCGGCCCCAGGCCCGGACGGCTTCCCCGCTGGGCTCCGAAGCCAACCCGGCCGGCGTCGGCCAGCGCTGCAGCCATTCAGTCCAGACGGGCAGCACCCGTACCACCGGCGTCTGCTGGAGCATGATTTCGCTGACCAGAACACCCCAGGGCGTGCGCCCGGCGTCCCGCCAGGGCAACTCGCGGGCATTGCCGGCGAACCACCCGGTAATCCGGCGGTGCAGGTCTTCCACCTGTGAATCCATGCTGCACTCCCTTGCATATGACCAGCAATACTCTACTAACCGGCGTGGTGCGCCTCGTAATCGCTGTCTTGATCCCTAGCCTTGAACCATGGATGGGATGGGAAGACAGCAGCCGGCCGGACCACGCCCCGGTCCGCGCCGTCCGAGCCCCGCCGTCTACCGCCGGCGGCGGCTGGTTGCAGGCATCCTCGCGGTGCTGCTCCTGGTGGGACTCGGGTTCGCGGTTGCCGGCGTGATCGGCGCTTTGACACCGGAAAAACAGCCCGTAGCCGACGCCACCGTCCCCTCTCCGGTCCTTACTGCGCCGGCCGCCACGCCTGCGGCCGAGACGAAAGCGTCGAAGGCTCCGAAACCCGCGGCGACCCCGTCGGAGTCCGCCTGCCCCGCAGAGTCCGTCCTGGTTACTGCTGCCACCGATGCCCAGGTCTACCCGGCCGGTGCCACACCGATCCTGGCGCTGACGGTCACGAACACGGGGAAATCCGCCTGCGAGATCAACGTAGGCACTTCGCAGATGGAGTTTTCGGTAGCCAGCGGCTCGGACCGGATTTTCTCTTCCACTGACTGCCAGGACGGCGGCGAGGACTACCTCAAGACGGTGGAACCGGGCGCATCCGAGACAGCCAACTTCACCTGGGACCGGAACCGGTCGGCTCCGGGCTGCGCTGCCGTGGCTTCCAACCCGAACCCCGGCTACTACGTGTTCACTGCCAGGCTCGGGGAAGTCACCAGCGAAACGGCTGTTTTCGAACTGGAATAGGCCTACATGAACCGGTCGAGGAGGCTGGTCTCCGCGATCCGGGAGAGGCCTTCCCGGACGGTGCGGGCGCGCTGCTCGCCGATGCCGTCGACGGTCATCAGGTCATCGATGTTGGCGGCCATCAGGTTCTGCAGGCCGCCGAAGTGGTCCACCAACCGGTTGGATACCGCGGGGGGAACCGACTTGATATTGCTCAGGAGCCGGTAGCCGCGCGGCTGCACTACGGCTTCGAGCGAATCCTGGCCCGGCTGGAAACCGACCACCGAGGCGATCTTGCCCAGGTCCACCATTTCGGACGAGCTCATGTTCTGCAGCGTGGAGATCTGTTCCTCGATGTTGCGCTTTCCGTCATTCAGGTCCGCGTAGTCGCGCAGGATCATTTCGCTGCCCGGGCCGAGGCCGGTGGTCAGTTCCTCCAACTGGAGGGACAGCAGGCGGCCGTCAACGCCGAGTTCGAGGACGTACTGCGAGATTTCCTCGGAAATGCGGCGGACCATTTCCTGGCGCTGCAGCGTGACCGCTACGTCGCGGACCGTCACCATTGCCTCGATTTCCAAGGCGGACAGGGAATTGGTGACCTGGTCCAGCCGGGCGCGGTAGCGCTCGAGGGTTGCCAGTGCCTGGTTGGCACGCGCCAGTACCGGCTCGGATCCTTCGAGGACGTGGCGGAGTCCGCCGACGTAGAGCTGGATGATCCGCATGGACTGGCTGACCGAAATCACGGGGAAGCCGGTCTGGATGGCCACGCGTTCGGCGGTCCGGTGCCGGGTGCCGGATTCATGCGTTTCGATGGTGTGGTCGGGGACCAGCTGCACCGCCGCGCGCAGGATGTTCCCGGCGTCGCGGTCGCAGACGATCGCGCCGTCCATTTTGGCCAGCTCCCGCAGCCTGGTGGGGGAGAAGTCGATGCCGATATCAAACCCGCCGGAGCAGATGCTGTCCACCGCGCGGTCAAAGCCGAGGACGATCAGGGCGCCGGTGCGGCCCCTCAGGATGCGCTCGAGTCCGTCGCGGAGCTCGGTCCCGGGTGCGACCCGCGCCAGGGTTGCTTTAAGCGCGTCTTCGGGACTGCGGGCCATGGTCACTTCCTTCCGGCCCGGGGGCCTGGATGATCTGGGCTGAGGCTTGCCCGTCCCTATACTAGTGGGAGATCCGGGTAGACCATCCAACTCGTGAACCACGGCACGTCCCGGACCGGGCCCGCCTGCAGGCCGCTGGAGACAGCTGCGGTGATACCGCTCACCGGCGGCTCCCCGGGATCTTCGGAAACGGCAGTGCTAGAAGAGCAGCTCCAGGGCCTCGGCCAACGTGGAGACCTCCCGGACCTTGAAGCCGGAGGGGACGTTTCCCGGTCCGTTCGGGGAAGCCGGAACGACGGCGTGCGTGAAACCGAGCCGTTCGGCCTCGTTGATCCGCCGTGCGATACCGGGAACCGGACGCACCTCCCCGGCCAGTCCGACCTCGCCGAAGGCTATGAGCTGGGCCGGCAGCGGTTTGTTCATTTTCGCCGA is a window of Arthrobacter sp. zg-Y1171 DNA encoding:
- a CDS encoding A/G-specific adenine glycosylase; the protein is MDSQVEDLHRRITGWFAGNARELPWRDAGRTPWGVLVSEIMLQQTPVVRVLPVWTEWLQRWPTPAGLASEPSGEAVRAWGRLGYPRRALRLHAAAKAIVEEFGGEVPSTYPELLRLPGVGDYTAAAVAAFAFGRRETVVDTNIRRVHARAVTGNALPSPSLTAAEMRLAASLLPLDTSDSVAWNASVMELGALVCTARSPRCGECPILDRCAWVAAGRPEPHYTAKGQAWAGTDRQVRGAMMAVLRSADGPVRRELLLHAPVDLAGPRLTADVDPLGALHRLQAPQEQMERALAGLIADRLAAENAYGVSLPL
- the disA gene encoding DNA integrity scanning diadenylate cyclase DisA, which codes for MARSPEDALKATLARVAPGTELRDGLERILRGRTGALIVLGFDRAVDSICSGGFDIGIDFSPTRLRELAKMDGAIVCDRDAGNILRAAVQLVPDHTIETHESGTRHRTAERVAIQTGFPVISVSQSMRIIQLYVGGLRHVLEGSEPVLARANQALATLERYRARLDQVTNSLSALEIEAMVTVRDVAVTLQRQEMVRRISEEISQYVLELGVDGRLLSLQLEELTTGLGPGSEMILRDYADLNDGKRNIEEQISTLQNMSSSEMVDLGKIASVVGFQPGQDSLEAVVQPRGYRLLSNIKSVPPAVSNRLVDHFGGLQNLMAANIDDLMTVDGIGEQRARTVREGLSRIAETSLLDRFM